The Zalophus californianus isolate mZalCal1 chromosome 8, mZalCal1.pri.v2, whole genome shotgun sequence genome has a segment encoding these proteins:
- the FAM228B gene encoding protein FAM228B isoform X1: MRNLDSDDRVTDKLTKPKTSREWLEPQPLSFMEALAKEDIDAAIQSILYRENYIIKELDKCLQHHDFLKARRKEMLHKRWADHVAHPLQKKIIEKVCSYKKIKKRRQEELDSFLKHVNKKGNAFIEHYDPKEYDPFYMSKEDPSFLKVTIPPFRDPLKKAQYDKDDEKRTLLQCETGKIYTMKEFKEIEKAKLHSRFPRISNSRHFMTPNEWLKLPTTYIESEFCKRSRLKVKMNFNDCGFDLKPLTRTPHPVESQQEEKAVIYKNKGSSFLEKEPLCFHDRKSPSLKEANSGGHFVDPQQEIERDGDQEAVLATKEHTPRSLIGEGHKRRLFPRTSSACRVHSG, encoded by the exons ATGAGAAATTTAGACAGTGATGATCGGGTAACTGACAAGCTTACCAAGCCCAAGACATCGAGAGAATGGTTGGAACCACAGCCACTTTCTTTTATGGAG gcaTTAGCTAAAGAAGATATTGATGCAGCTATTCAATCaatattatatagagaaaattacATAATTAAG GAACTAGATAAGTGTTTACAACATCATGACTTTTtaaaggcaagaagaaaagagatgttaCATAAAAGATGGGCTGACCATGTGGCACATCCTCTCcagaagaaaattatagaaaaagtttgttcatataagaagattaaaaaaaggagacaagaagaattagatagttttttaaaacatgtaaataaaaag GGAAATGCATTTATAGAACATTATGATCCAAAAGAGTATGATCCTTTTTATATGAGCAAAGAGGACCCAAGTTTTCTGAAG GTTACCATTCCACCATTTCGTGACCCTTTGAAAAAGGCACAATATGACAAAGATGATGAAAAAAGAACTCTTCTTCAGTGTGAGACTG gcaaaatatatacaatgaaagaatttaaagagaTTGAAAAGGCCAAACTGCATTCCAGATTCCCAAGAATTTCTAATTCAAGGCACTTTATGACTCCAAATGAGTGGCTTAAGCTGCCTACAACCTACATAGAAAGTGAATTTTGTAAAAGGAGCAG gttaaaagtgaaaatgaattttaacgattgtggttttgatttgaaacCCTTGACAAGAACTCCTCATCCTGTTGAATCTcagcaagaagaaaaagcagTTATTTACAA AAACAAAGGATCATCCTTTCTGGAAAAAGAACCTCTATGTTTTCATGACAGAAAGAGTCCAAGTCTCAAAGAGGCCAACTCTGGAGGTCATTTCGTTGACCCTCAGCAGGAGATAGAAAGGGATGGGGACCAGGAGGCG GTTTTAGCAACCAAGGAGCACACACCCCGATCCTTGATTGGTGAGGGACACAAAAGAAGGCTGTTCCCGAGGACGTCATCTGCCTGCAGGGTTCATTCGGGGTGA
- the FAM228B gene encoding protein FAM228B isoform X3, translated as MRNLDSDDRVTDKLTKPKTSREWLEPQPLSFMEALAKEDIDAAIQSILYRENYIIKELDKCLQHHDFLKARRKEMLHKRWADHVAHPLQKKIIEKVCSYKKIKKRRQEELDSFLKHVNKKGNAFIEHYDPKEYDPFYMSKEDPSFLKVTIPPFRDPLKKAQYDKDDEKRTLLQCETGKIYTMKEFKEIEKAKLHSRFPRISNSRHFMTPNEWLKLPTTYIESEFCKRSRLKVKMNFNDCGFDLKPLTRTPHPVESQQEEKAVIYKNKGSSFLEKEPLCFHDRKSPSLKEANSGGHFVDPQQEIERDGDQEAVRTGRVLFCHIQGFSNQGAHTPILDW; from the exons ATGAGAAATTTAGACAGTGATGATCGGGTAACTGACAAGCTTACCAAGCCCAAGACATCGAGAGAATGGTTGGAACCACAGCCACTTTCTTTTATGGAG gcaTTAGCTAAAGAAGATATTGATGCAGCTATTCAATCaatattatatagagaaaattacATAATTAAG GAACTAGATAAGTGTTTACAACATCATGACTTTTtaaaggcaagaagaaaagagatgttaCATAAAAGATGGGCTGACCATGTGGCACATCCTCTCcagaagaaaattatagaaaaagtttgttcatataagaagattaaaaaaaggagacaagaagaattagatagttttttaaaacatgtaaataaaaag GGAAATGCATTTATAGAACATTATGATCCAAAAGAGTATGATCCTTTTTATATGAGCAAAGAGGACCCAAGTTTTCTGAAG GTTACCATTCCACCATTTCGTGACCCTTTGAAAAAGGCACAATATGACAAAGATGATGAAAAAAGAACTCTTCTTCAGTGTGAGACTG gcaaaatatatacaatgaaagaatttaaagagaTTGAAAAGGCCAAACTGCATTCCAGATTCCCAAGAATTTCTAATTCAAGGCACTTTATGACTCCAAATGAGTGGCTTAAGCTGCCTACAACCTACATAGAAAGTGAATTTTGTAAAAGGAGCAG gttaaaagtgaaaatgaattttaacgattgtggttttgatttgaaacCCTTGACAAGAACTCCTCATCCTGTTGAATCTcagcaagaagaaaaagcagTTATTTACAA AAACAAAGGATCATCCTTTCTGGAAAAAGAACCTCTATGTTTTCATGACAGAAAGAGTCCAAGTCTCAAAGAGGCCAACTCTGGAGGTCATTTCGTTGACCCTCAGCAGGAGATAGAAAGGGATGGGGACCAGGAGGCGGTGAGAACTGGGAGAGTCCTATTTTGCCATATACAAG GTTTTAGCAACCAAGGAGCACACACCCCGATCCTTGATTGGTGA
- the FAM228B gene encoding protein FAM228B isoform X4 — protein MRNLDSDDRVTDKLTKPKTSREWLEPQPLSFMEALAKEDIDAAIQSILYRENYIIKARRKEMLHKRWADHVAHPLQKKIIEKVCSYKKIKKRRQEELDSFLKHVNKKGNAFIEHYDPKEYDPFYMSKEDPSFLKVTIPPFRDPLKKAQYDKDDEKRTLLQCETGKIYTMKEFKEIEKAKLHSRFPRISNSRHFMTPNEWLKLPTTYIESEFCKRSRLKVKMNFNDCGFDLKPLTRTPHPVESQQEEKAVIYKNKGSSFLEKEPLCFHDRKSPSLKEANSGGHFVDPQQEIERDGDQEAVLATKEHTPRSLIGEGHKRRLFPRTSSACRVHSG, from the exons ATGAGAAATTTAGACAGTGATGATCGGGTAACTGACAAGCTTACCAAGCCCAAGACATCGAGAGAATGGTTGGAACCACAGCCACTTTCTTTTATGGAG gcaTTAGCTAAAGAAGATATTGATGCAGCTATTCAATCaatattatatagagaaaattacATAATTAAG gcaagaagaaaagagatgttaCATAAAAGATGGGCTGACCATGTGGCACATCCTCTCcagaagaaaattatagaaaaagtttgttcatataagaagattaaaaaaaggagacaagaagaattagatagttttttaaaacatgtaaataaaaag GGAAATGCATTTATAGAACATTATGATCCAAAAGAGTATGATCCTTTTTATATGAGCAAAGAGGACCCAAGTTTTCTGAAG GTTACCATTCCACCATTTCGTGACCCTTTGAAAAAGGCACAATATGACAAAGATGATGAAAAAAGAACTCTTCTTCAGTGTGAGACTG gcaaaatatatacaatgaaagaatttaaagagaTTGAAAAGGCCAAACTGCATTCCAGATTCCCAAGAATTTCTAATTCAAGGCACTTTATGACTCCAAATGAGTGGCTTAAGCTGCCTACAACCTACATAGAAAGTGAATTTTGTAAAAGGAGCAG gttaaaagtgaaaatgaattttaacgattgtggttttgatttgaaacCCTTGACAAGAACTCCTCATCCTGTTGAATCTcagcaagaagaaaaagcagTTATTTACAA AAACAAAGGATCATCCTTTCTGGAAAAAGAACCTCTATGTTTTCATGACAGAAAGAGTCCAAGTCTCAAAGAGGCCAACTCTGGAGGTCATTTCGTTGACCCTCAGCAGGAGATAGAAAGGGATGGGGACCAGGAGGCG GTTTTAGCAACCAAGGAGCACACACCCCGATCCTTGATTGGTGAGGGACACAAAAGAAGGCTGTTCCCGAGGACGTCATCTGCCTGCAGGGTTCATTCGGGGTGA
- the FAM228B gene encoding protein FAM228B isoform X5 — translation MRNLDSDDRVTDKLTKPKTSREWLEPQPLSFMEALAKEDIDAAIQSILYRENYIIKGNAFIEHYDPKEYDPFYMSKEDPSFLKVTIPPFRDPLKKAQYDKDDEKRTLLQCETGKIYTMKEFKEIEKAKLHSRFPRISNSRHFMTPNEWLKLPTTYIESEFCKRSRLKVKMNFNDCGFDLKPLTRTPHPVESQQEEKAVIYKNKGSSFLEKEPLCFHDRKSPSLKEANSGGHFVDPQQEIERDGDQEAVLATKEHTPRSLIGEGHKRRLFPRTSSACRVHSG, via the exons ATGAGAAATTTAGACAGTGATGATCGGGTAACTGACAAGCTTACCAAGCCCAAGACATCGAGAGAATGGTTGGAACCACAGCCACTTTCTTTTATGGAG gcaTTAGCTAAAGAAGATATTGATGCAGCTATTCAATCaatattatatagagaaaattacATAATTAAG GGAAATGCATTTATAGAACATTATGATCCAAAAGAGTATGATCCTTTTTATATGAGCAAAGAGGACCCAAGTTTTCTGAAG GTTACCATTCCACCATTTCGTGACCCTTTGAAAAAGGCACAATATGACAAAGATGATGAAAAAAGAACTCTTCTTCAGTGTGAGACTG gcaaaatatatacaatgaaagaatttaaagagaTTGAAAAGGCCAAACTGCATTCCAGATTCCCAAGAATTTCTAATTCAAGGCACTTTATGACTCCAAATGAGTGGCTTAAGCTGCCTACAACCTACATAGAAAGTGAATTTTGTAAAAGGAGCAG gttaaaagtgaaaatgaattttaacgattgtggttttgatttgaaacCCTTGACAAGAACTCCTCATCCTGTTGAATCTcagcaagaagaaaaagcagTTATTTACAA AAACAAAGGATCATCCTTTCTGGAAAAAGAACCTCTATGTTTTCATGACAGAAAGAGTCCAAGTCTCAAAGAGGCCAACTCTGGAGGTCATTTCGTTGACCCTCAGCAGGAGATAGAAAGGGATGGGGACCAGGAGGCG GTTTTAGCAACCAAGGAGCACACACCCCGATCCTTGATTGGTGAGGGACACAAAAGAAGGCTGTTCCCGAGGACGTCATCTGCCTGCAGGGTTCATTCGGGGTGA
- the FAM228B gene encoding protein FAM228B isoform X2, which yields MRNLDSDDRVTDKLTKPKTSREWLEPQPLSFMEALAKEDIDAAIQSILYRENYIIKELDKCLQHHDFLKARRKEMLHKRWADHVAHPLQKKIIEKVCSYKKIKKRRQEELDSFLKHVNKKGNAFIEHYDPKEYDPFYMSKEDPSFLKVTIPPFRDPLKKAQYDKDDEKRTLLQCKIYTMKEFKEIEKAKLHSRFPRISNSRHFMTPNEWLKLPTTYIESEFCKRSRLKVKMNFNDCGFDLKPLTRTPHPVESQQEEKAVIYKNKGSSFLEKEPLCFHDRKSPSLKEANSGGHFVDPQQEIERDGDQEAVLATKEHTPRSLIGEGHKRRLFPRTSSACRVHSG from the exons ATGAGAAATTTAGACAGTGATGATCGGGTAACTGACAAGCTTACCAAGCCCAAGACATCGAGAGAATGGTTGGAACCACAGCCACTTTCTTTTATGGAG gcaTTAGCTAAAGAAGATATTGATGCAGCTATTCAATCaatattatatagagaaaattacATAATTAAG GAACTAGATAAGTGTTTACAACATCATGACTTTTtaaaggcaagaagaaaagagatgttaCATAAAAGATGGGCTGACCATGTGGCACATCCTCTCcagaagaaaattatagaaaaagtttgttcatataagaagattaaaaaaaggagacaagaagaattagatagttttttaaaacatgtaaataaaaag GGAAATGCATTTATAGAACATTATGATCCAAAAGAGTATGATCCTTTTTATATGAGCAAAGAGGACCCAAGTTTTCTGAAG GTTACCATTCCACCATTTCGTGACCCTTTGAAAAAGGCACAATATGACAAAGATGATGAAAAAAGAACTCTTCTTCAGT gcaaaatatatacaatgaaagaatttaaagagaTTGAAAAGGCCAAACTGCATTCCAGATTCCCAAGAATTTCTAATTCAAGGCACTTTATGACTCCAAATGAGTGGCTTAAGCTGCCTACAACCTACATAGAAAGTGAATTTTGTAAAAGGAGCAG gttaaaagtgaaaatgaattttaacgattgtggttttgatttgaaacCCTTGACAAGAACTCCTCATCCTGTTGAATCTcagcaagaagaaaaagcagTTATTTACAA AAACAAAGGATCATCCTTTCTGGAAAAAGAACCTCTATGTTTTCATGACAGAAAGAGTCCAAGTCTCAAAGAGGCCAACTCTGGAGGTCATTTCGTTGACCCTCAGCAGGAGATAGAAAGGGATGGGGACCAGGAGGCG GTTTTAGCAACCAAGGAGCACACACCCCGATCCTTGATTGGTGAGGGACACAAAAGAAGGCTGTTCCCGAGGACGTCATCTGCCTGCAGGGTTCATTCGGGGTGA